The following coding sequences lie in one Streptomyces xiamenensis genomic window:
- a CDS encoding response regulator transcription factor — translation MRVLIVEDELYLAEAIRDGLRLEAISADIAGDGNTALELLGTNAYDMAVLDRDIPGPSGDEVARRIVASGSGTPIVMLTAADRIDDKASGFGLGADDYLTKPFDMQELVLRLRALDRRRAHSRPPVREIAGLRVDPFRREVYRDDRYVALTRKQFAVLEVLVAAEGGVISAEELLERAWDENADPFTNAVRITVSALRKRLGEPWIIATVPGVGYRIDVPPRGGREEPHRG, via the coding sequence ATGCGTGTACTGATCGTGGAGGACGAGCTCTATCTGGCGGAGGCGATCCGTGATGGCCTGCGTCTGGAGGCGATCTCCGCCGATATCGCGGGTGACGGAAATACCGCGCTGGAATTGCTGGGCACGAACGCCTACGACATGGCCGTCCTCGACCGGGACATTCCCGGCCCTTCCGGGGACGAGGTCGCCAGACGCATTGTGGCCTCGGGCAGCGGAACGCCGATCGTCATGCTCACCGCCGCCGATCGAATCGACGACAAGGCGTCCGGCTTCGGACTCGGCGCCGACGACTATCTGACCAAACCCTTCGACATGCAGGAACTCGTCCTGCGGCTCAGAGCACTCGACCGCAGGCGGGCTCACAGCCGGCCCCCGGTACGGGAAATCGCCGGACTGCGTGTGGATCCCTTCCGCCGCGAGGTTTATCGCGACGACCGCTATGTCGCACTGACCAGAAAACAATTCGCCGTACTCGAAGTCCTCGTCGCGGCCGAGGGCGGCGTCATCAGCGCCGAAGAACTCCTCGAACGGGCCTGGGACGAAAACGCCGACCCGTTCACCAACGCCGTACGCATCACCGTCTCGGCCCTGCGCAAGCGCCTGGGCGAACCCTGGATCATCGCCACCGTCCCGGGCGTCGGCTACCGCATCGACGTGCCGCCCCGGGGCGGACGCGAGGAACCGCACCGTGGGTAG